In Arthrobacter sp. B3I9, the following are encoded in one genomic region:
- a CDS encoding DegV family protein, which translates to MADREPAGRPRLRERLARLRPAARPGAESGASAAVMRTAVVTDSAAALPVDWARAFTADGRLTVVPMPVMVGAEIYGEGEDDITERIAVAIAGGTSVKTSRPSPGQFEQAFLAAQRAGFDAVVSVHISGGLSGTADSARVAATRVGIPVEVLDSHTVGMALGMGVQSAVTAAVNGRDAGGVRTAAEERLARTRVYFYVPSLEQLRHGGRIGAAASMWGTMFSIKPILAVEDGKIVPLEKVRSGPKAVARLEEIVVADAAARPAGQARLAIHHFGNHAEAERLAARLAVALPDCPAAQTSALPAVLAAHAGLGVLAVIVGESSAPMIVPPLST; encoded by the coding sequence GTGGCTGACCGCGAGCCAGCAGGCCGGCCGCGGCTGAGGGAGCGCCTCGCGCGGCTCCGCCCGGCCGCGCGTCCCGGAGCTGAATCCGGAGCCTCCGCTGCCGTGATGCGCACTGCCGTGGTCACGGATTCCGCCGCCGCCCTGCCCGTGGACTGGGCGCGTGCCTTCACCGCCGACGGCCGGCTGACCGTCGTCCCGATGCCGGTCATGGTGGGCGCGGAAATCTATGGCGAGGGTGAGGACGACATCACCGAGAGGATCGCCGTCGCCATCGCCGGCGGCACATCGGTCAAAACCTCACGGCCCTCTCCCGGACAGTTCGAGCAGGCGTTTCTCGCGGCGCAGCGGGCCGGGTTCGATGCCGTCGTTTCGGTGCACATATCCGGTGGACTCTCCGGAACAGCCGACTCCGCCCGCGTCGCGGCCACCAGGGTGGGTATCCCGGTGGAGGTCCTGGATTCCCATACCGTTGGAATGGCCCTGGGGATGGGCGTCCAAAGCGCTGTGACCGCCGCCGTGAACGGTAGGGATGCGGGCGGCGTCCGCACTGCCGCCGAGGAACGGCTGGCACGCACGAGAGTCTATTTCTACGTTCCGAGCCTTGAGCAGCTCCGCCACGGAGGACGGATAGGCGCTGCGGCCTCGATGTGGGGCACCATGTTCTCCATCAAGCCCATCCTGGCCGTCGAGGACGGCAAGATTGTCCCGCTTGAAAAGGTCCGTTCCGGCCCCAAGGCCGTGGCCCGTCTCGAGGAAATTGTCGTTGCCGACGCCGCTGCCAGACCGGCCGGGCAGGCCCGCCTCGCCATTCACCATTTCGGCAACCATGCAGAGGCCGAACGGCTCGCCGCCCGCCTCGCGGTCGCTCTGCCTGATTGTCCGGCGGCGCAGACCAGCGCCCTTCCGGCCGTGCTGGCCGCCCACGCCGGGCTCGGAGTGCTTGCGGTGATTGTGGGGGAGAGCAGCGCGCCGATGATCGTGCCTCCGCTGTCCACGTAG
- a CDS encoding helix-hairpin-helix domain-containing protein produces MRAAALLGVVAVVLGCWFWWQAVAGAPEVASLSKVSPAGVQLQDTGPSAGSSSGQEDSSSEPTRITVHVAGAVARPGVVELPAGSRLHEALTAAGGPTAAADPDRLNLAAVLEDGQKILVPERGQPEAADGGAASPADSESGDEGNAGTGSTGAQEGGPGGSRINLNTAGVEELGTLPRVGPVLAQRIVDWRKQHGRFQKVDELDAVEGIGPKLLEALLPLVRV; encoded by the coding sequence TTGAGGGCCGCCGCGCTGCTCGGCGTTGTGGCCGTCGTGCTGGGCTGCTGGTTCTGGTGGCAAGCCGTTGCCGGTGCGCCCGAGGTGGCTTCCCTGAGCAAGGTCTCCCCGGCGGGCGTCCAGTTGCAGGACACCGGACCCTCCGCCGGTTCTTCGTCCGGGCAGGAAGATTCCAGCTCGGAGCCGACGAGGATCACCGTCCACGTGGCAGGGGCGGTCGCGCGCCCCGGCGTGGTCGAGCTGCCGGCCGGGAGCCGGTTGCATGAAGCCCTCACTGCGGCCGGTGGCCCCACCGCGGCGGCGGATCCGGACCGACTCAATCTCGCCGCCGTTCTCGAGGACGGCCAGAAAATCCTCGTTCCTGAACGGGGTCAGCCGGAGGCGGCGGACGGTGGAGCAGCCAGCCCGGCGGATTCAGAGAGTGGGGACGAAGGGAACGCGGGCACAGGGAGTACAGGGGCTCAAGAAGGCGGGCCGGGAGGAAGCAGGATCAACCTCAATACCGCTGGCGTCGAGGAACTGGGGACGCTGCCCCGCGTCGGCCCTGTCCTGGCCCAGCGCATCGTGGACTGGCGCAAACAGCACGGCCGCTTCCAGAAGGTGGATGAGCTGGATGCCGTGGAGGGGATCGGGCCGAAGCTGCTTGAAGCCCTGCTTCCGTTGGTGCGGGTCTGA
- a CDS encoding ComEC/Rec2 family competence protein: MRAWLDRQQSAALGVRSGSRRSGERARRTDLRLVPAALLVWATAAAGGWLEPAALGAVCAVLLVGSGALFLHARARGRRGRGRGVRDGGGSAGTARSTGSPGRAGAAPRSVLATAAVALLLSAVAGSHSAVASVQRHDADLAGASGARAPVVAELVVAGSPRRLTSPARSGLSDRWAVPATLISADWNSHRIRAAAAVLVMGDAGWEHALPGQRIRTTGKLSPAEPGRVEAAVLSVSSAPKTLTDPGALQRAAASLRKALSEAAGRFGADAAGLVPGMVIGDTSKLDPQLEAAMKIVGMTHLTAVSGANCSLILGMFLLGARSLRLGRAAATAVCLAGLGLFVLVVGPDASVLRAAVMGAIGLASLAGGRTGSGLSFLCLATIGLLLADPALATTFGFLLSVLATLGIVVAGRRIMAWLPHVLPRWVAAGLAVPLAAQVFCGPAIVLLQPQFTTYALAANLAASALVPPVTLLGTAAVPLVPFFPGLATAPLAIAAVSATGVAGIARFFAGLPGAAMPWPEGPYGMATMALFSVVVLTFTWLVLHPAAVAAFAVAAQTRIVVLLDGLGAGETRGWSARYGLHWAAGQGRRGLVDRPGRGTLRVCKRTFRRNDQWLLPRPHEPGPRRRTPPPGAT, from the coding sequence ATGCGTGCCTGGCTGGACAGGCAGCAGAGCGCTGCACTCGGGGTCCGATCCGGTTCCCGCCGCTCCGGCGAACGGGCACGCCGGACGGACCTCCGCCTGGTTCCGGCGGCACTGCTGGTCTGGGCTACGGCGGCTGCCGGCGGCTGGCTGGAACCCGCCGCGCTCGGCGCCGTGTGCGCGGTACTCCTGGTGGGCTCGGGCGCGTTGTTCCTCCATGCACGGGCGCGGGGGCGAAGGGGACGTGGGAGGGGAGTTCGGGACGGCGGCGGGAGTGCCGGTACTGCCCGCAGTACGGGATCGCCCGGGCGGGCCGGGGCGGCACCACGCAGTGTACTCGCGACAGCGGCCGTGGCGCTGCTGCTGTCCGCGGTCGCAGGGTCCCACTCAGCCGTTGCTTCCGTCCAGCGCCACGACGCCGACCTGGCCGGTGCCTCGGGGGCACGCGCTCCGGTAGTGGCCGAACTCGTCGTCGCCGGGTCCCCTCGGAGGCTCACGTCGCCAGCAAGGTCCGGGCTTAGCGACCGCTGGGCCGTCCCCGCCACACTGATCTCCGCAGACTGGAATTCGCACCGGATCCGAGCAGCAGCCGCGGTGCTGGTCATGGGTGACGCCGGCTGGGAACACGCCTTGCCTGGACAGCGGATCAGGACGACCGGCAAGCTCAGCCCCGCCGAGCCGGGGCGGGTTGAGGCGGCGGTGCTGTCGGTCTCCTCCGCCCCGAAAACCTTGACGGACCCGGGAGCGTTGCAGCGGGCGGCCGCGTCGCTCCGGAAGGCCCTCTCGGAGGCGGCAGGTCGGTTCGGTGCAGATGCCGCAGGACTGGTGCCGGGGATGGTCATCGGAGATACCAGCAAACTCGACCCGCAGCTGGAAGCCGCGATGAAAATAGTCGGAATGACGCACCTCACGGCGGTCAGCGGAGCGAACTGCAGCCTCATCCTGGGCATGTTCCTGCTGGGCGCCCGCAGCCTCCGCCTGGGTCGGGCCGCCGCCACTGCAGTGTGCCTCGCCGGGTTGGGCCTGTTTGTCCTGGTCGTGGGGCCGGACGCTAGCGTCCTGCGGGCCGCCGTTATGGGAGCGATCGGCTTGGCGTCCCTGGCCGGGGGCCGGACCGGGAGTGGCCTCAGCTTCCTCTGCCTCGCCACTATCGGGCTGTTGTTGGCGGACCCGGCACTCGCCACGACTTTTGGGTTCCTGCTTTCGGTGCTGGCCACGCTGGGGATTGTCGTGGCTGGGAGGCGGATCATGGCATGGCTGCCACATGTCCTGCCGCGTTGGGTAGCAGCCGGACTTGCCGTTCCTCTGGCAGCGCAGGTCTTTTGCGGCCCGGCGATTGTCCTCCTTCAGCCGCAATTCACCACCTACGCCCTGGCCGCCAACCTTGCGGCCTCCGCGCTGGTTCCGCCCGTGACCTTGTTGGGAACGGCCGCCGTGCCGCTCGTGCCGTTCTTTCCCGGGCTGGCGACGGCCCCGCTGGCCATAGCGGCGGTTTCCGCAACCGGAGTCGCCGGCATCGCCCGGTTCTTTGCGGGCCTTCCGGGGGCCGCCATGCCTTGGCCGGAGGGGCCCTACGGCATGGCCACCATGGCACTGTTCTCCGTGGTGGTTCTCACCTTTACCTGGCTGGTCCTGCACCCCGCCGCCGTCGCCGCCTTCGCCGTGGCGGCCCAGACGCGCATCGTCGTCCTCCTCGACGGTCTGGGGGCTGGCGAAACCAGGGGGTGGTCCGCGCGCTACGGGCTACATTGGGCGGCCGGACAGGGCCGCCGTGGCTTGGTGGACCGCCCTGGCCGTGGCACGCTTAGAGTCTGCAAACGAACTTTCCGGAGGAATGACCAGTGGCTGCTGCCCAGACCCCACGAGCCAGGACCGCGGCGTCGAACACCGCCACCTGGCGCGACGTGA
- the holA gene encoding DNA polymerase III subunit delta, with protein MAAAQTPRARTAASNTATWRDVTPAAVVLVGGPEDYLGTRAMDRIRSQVRAAAPDVEVTRLNAGNYEAGSLAMNVSPSLFGERKLIEVEALEAMNDAFLADALKYLAQPEPDAVLVLRHGGGVRGKKLLDAIKGGGWPVVDCQPLKKDADKIAFVTAEFKAAARRIDPDAVQALVNAVGAHLAELAAACSQLIADATTGVDAATVDRYYGGRVEATAFKVADAALAGNAPLALSTLRHALATGADPVPLVAALASKLRSLAKVAGAQGSSAQIAKQLGMQPWLVEQAQREVRRWTPEGLVRSIQVTAEADAQVKGLSRDPVYAVEHAVTVIATSVRR; from the coding sequence GTGGCTGCTGCCCAGACCCCACGAGCCAGGACCGCGGCGTCGAACACCGCCACCTGGCGCGACGTGACCCCGGCCGCCGTGGTGCTGGTGGGTGGTCCCGAGGACTACCTCGGCACGCGTGCGATGGACCGCATCCGGTCCCAGGTGCGCGCGGCCGCGCCCGATGTTGAGGTCACGCGCCTCAACGCCGGTAACTACGAGGCGGGCTCGCTCGCCATGAATGTCAGCCCGTCCCTTTTTGGCGAGCGGAAGCTCATCGAGGTCGAGGCGCTTGAGGCCATGAATGACGCGTTCCTGGCCGATGCACTGAAGTACCTCGCGCAGCCAGAACCCGATGCCGTTCTGGTTCTCCGCCACGGCGGCGGCGTTCGTGGGAAAAAGCTGCTCGATGCCATCAAGGGTGGCGGCTGGCCGGTGGTTGACTGCCAGCCGCTGAAGAAAGACGCGGACAAGATTGCCTTTGTGACCGCAGAGTTCAAGGCCGCTGCCCGGCGCATCGACCCCGATGCCGTGCAGGCGCTGGTCAACGCTGTGGGCGCGCATCTGGCTGAGCTGGCCGCTGCCTGCAGCCAGCTGATCGCTGACGCCACCACGGGAGTGGATGCCGCCACGGTGGACCGCTATTACGGCGGCCGGGTGGAAGCCACCGCCTTCAAGGTGGCCGATGCTGCCCTTGCCGGAAATGCCCCGCTGGCGCTGTCCACGCTCCGGCACGCTCTCGCCACAGGCGCCGATCCAGTTCCGCTTGTGGCCGCGCTGGCTTCAAAGCTGCGCAGCCTGGCTAAGGTCGCCGGTGCTCAGGGCTCATCGGCGCAGATTGCCAAGCAGCTGGGGATGCAGCCGTGGCTGGTTGAACAGGCGCAGCGGGAGGTCCGGCGGTGGACGCCGGAGGGACTGGTCCGGTCCATCCAGGTAACGGCCGAGGCGGACGCCCAGGTCAAGGGACTTTCCCGGGATCCGGTCTACGCCGTGGAGCACGCCGTCACGGTGATAGCCACCTCGGTGCGCCGCTGA
- a CDS encoding Lsr2 family protein, whose product MAKKTVVLLEDDIDGSEASETVSFALDGTEYEIDLNNDHANELREALARFTADARKTSGGRGRPTTTRKSSQGGPDAKAVRQWAAENGIQVNTRGRIQADIVEKYEAAH is encoded by the coding sequence ATGGCAAAGAAGACAGTAGTACTGCTGGAAGACGATATCGACGGCTCGGAAGCGAGCGAAACCGTATCATTCGCCCTTGATGGAACTGAATACGAAATTGATTTGAATAATGATCACGCCAATGAACTCCGCGAGGCTCTGGCACGCTTCACCGCTGACGCCCGTAAGACTTCAGGAGGTCGCGGCCGGCCCACGACTACGCGGAAATCCTCCCAGGGTGGTCCGGACGCTAAAGCAGTCCGGCAGTGGGCAGCTGAGAACGGCATTCAGGTGAATACCCGCGGACGTATCCAGGCGGATATCGTCGAGAAGTACGAAGCGGCCCACTAG
- the rpsT gene encoding 30S ribosomal protein S20, producing the protein MANIKSQKKRILTNEKARLRNNAVKSELKTAIRAVNTAVESTDKDAAAAALVTASRKLDKAVSKGVLHKNNAANRKSAISKKVNAL; encoded by the coding sequence GTGGCTAATATCAAGTCCCAGAAGAAGCGCATCCTCACCAACGAGAAGGCCCGCCTGCGCAACAACGCAGTCAAGTCCGAGCTGAAGACGGCCATCCGCGCCGTCAACACCGCCGTTGAGTCCACCGACAAGGATGCCGCGGCTGCTGCACTGGTTACCGCCAGCCGCAAGCTGGACAAGGCCGTCAGCAAGGGCGTTCTGCACAAGAACAATGCTGCAAACCGCAAGTCCGCGATCTCCAAGAAGGTCAACGCGCTGTAA
- a CDS encoding type II toxin-antitoxin system PemK/MazF family toxin: MALNLRLIGNTVRTALRLLDRLSGSAAGSSGTPQAPTSVPPRGKSPVPSGKKRGKNPGKAASPRPGTAPRPGTAAGTGGTGGGYAGDFHGTATVRYAPSPNGLPEPGEVVWTWVPYEEDYSQGKDRPVLLVGNAGGSLLGIMLTSKDHDRDGRHDEDYMDVGTGAWDRQLRPSEAKLDRILQIDPADIRREGAILDAGRFNLIAAELRSRHGWT; this comes from the coding sequence ATGGCTCTGAACCTCCGCTTGATCGGCAACACAGTCCGCACTGCCCTGCGCCTTCTGGACCGGCTGTCCGGCTCTGCCGCCGGCAGTTCCGGCACTCCCCAGGCGCCGACCTCGGTCCCACCGCGGGGAAAGAGCCCTGTGCCGAGCGGAAAGAAGCGTGGAAAGAACCCGGGAAAGGCGGCTTCGCCTCGGCCCGGGACGGCACCCCGGCCGGGAACCGCCGCCGGAACCGGGGGTACCGGCGGAGGTTATGCAGGGGACTTCCACGGCACAGCGACGGTCCGCTATGCCCCCTCCCCCAACGGCCTGCCCGAGCCCGGTGAGGTGGTCTGGACCTGGGTGCCTTATGAGGAAGACTATTCGCAGGGCAAGGACCGCCCGGTACTGCTGGTGGGCAACGCCGGCGGCAGTCTGCTGGGAATCATGCTGACCAGCAAGGACCACGACCGCGACGGACGCCACGACGAGGATTACATGGATGTCGGCACCGGCGCCTGGGACCGGCAGCTGCGCCCCAGCGAGGCAAAACTGGACCGCATCCTGCAGATCGACCCGGCGGACATCCGGCGCGAAGGTGCCATCCTCGACGCCGGCCGGTTCAACCTCATCGCCGCGGAACTGCGGAGCCGGCACGGCTGGACCTGA
- the lepA gene encoding translation elongation factor 4 encodes MSPMARTAPVPAATDPALIRNFCIIAHIDHGKSTLADRMLQYTGVVKSRDMKAQYLDRMDIERERGITIKSQAVRMPWELDGTSYALNMIDTPGHVDFTYEVSRSLAACEGAVLLVDAAQGIEAQTLANLYLAMENNLTIIPVLNKIDLPAAQPEKYAAELASLIGGDPDDVLRVSGKTGAGVEVLLDKIVNDLPAPVGDPNAPARAMIFDSVYDTYRGVVTYVRVVDGMLHPRERIQMMSTRATHELLEIGVSAPEPTPSKGLGVGEVGYLITGVKDVRQSKVGDTVTNLAKPATESLSGYADAKPMVFSGLYPLDGTDYPVLRDALEKLMLNDAALVYEPETSAALGFGFRVGFLGLLHLEITRERLEREYNLDLISTAPNVEYEVTLEDKKVVHVTNPSEYPTGKVAEVREPMVSATILAPSEFVGAIMELCQTRRGVLGGMDYLSEDRVEIRYRLPLAEIVFDFFDILKSKTRGYGSLDWKADGDQVSDLVKVDIMLQGEQVDAFSAITHRDKAYAYGVMMTGKLRELIPRQQFEVPIQAAIGSRIIARESIRAIRKDVLAKCYGGDITRKRKLLEKQKEGKKRMKMVGRVEVPQEAFIAALTTDESKDKAKK; translated from the coding sequence GTGTCTCCCATGGCCCGCACCGCCCCGGTGCCTGCCGCAACAGATCCGGCCCTCATCCGGAACTTCTGCATCATTGCGCACATTGACCACGGCAAGTCCACACTGGCCGACCGGATGCTCCAGTACACCGGCGTCGTCAAATCCCGTGACATGAAGGCCCAGTACTTGGACCGCATGGATATCGAGCGCGAACGCGGCATCACCATCAAATCCCAGGCCGTCCGCATGCCGTGGGAACTCGACGGCACCAGCTACGCGCTGAACATGATCGACACGCCCGGGCACGTCGACTTCACCTACGAGGTCTCCCGTTCACTTGCGGCCTGTGAAGGCGCAGTGCTGCTCGTGGACGCGGCCCAGGGCATCGAGGCACAGACCCTCGCCAACCTGTACCTGGCGATGGAAAACAACCTCACGATCATCCCGGTCCTGAACAAGATCGACCTGCCTGCCGCCCAGCCGGAGAAGTACGCGGCCGAGCTGGCCAGCCTCATCGGCGGCGACCCGGACGACGTCCTGCGCGTCTCCGGCAAGACCGGCGCGGGCGTCGAGGTCCTGCTGGACAAGATCGTCAACGACCTGCCCGCCCCGGTGGGCGACCCCAACGCCCCCGCACGCGCCATGATCTTCGACTCGGTCTACGACACGTACCGCGGCGTCGTGACGTACGTCCGCGTCGTTGACGGCATGCTGCACCCGCGCGAACGCATCCAGATGATGTCCACCCGCGCCACCCACGAACTCCTCGAAATCGGCGTCAGCGCCCCGGAGCCAACCCCCTCCAAGGGCCTCGGCGTCGGCGAGGTCGGCTACCTCATCACCGGCGTCAAGGACGTCCGCCAGTCCAAGGTGGGCGACACTGTCACCAACCTGGCCAAGCCGGCCACGGAGTCGCTCAGCGGCTACGCGGATGCCAAGCCCATGGTTTTCTCCGGCCTGTACCCCCTGGACGGTACCGACTATCCGGTGCTGCGCGACGCGCTGGAGAAGCTGATGCTCAACGATGCCGCGCTCGTGTACGAGCCGGAAACCTCGGCGGCACTCGGCTTCGGCTTCCGTGTGGGCTTTTTGGGGCTGCTGCACCTGGAAATCACCCGTGAGCGCCTGGAACGCGAATACAACCTGGACCTGATCTCCACCGCGCCCAACGTGGAATACGAGGTAACGCTGGAGGACAAGAAGGTCGTCCACGTCACGAACCCCAGCGAATACCCCACGGGCAAGGTCGCCGAAGTCCGCGAGCCCATGGTGTCGGCCACCATCCTCGCCCCGAGCGAGTTCGTCGGCGCCATCATGGAGCTGTGCCAGACCCGCCGCGGCGTGCTCGGCGGCATGGACTACCTCTCCGAGGACCGGGTGGAAATCCGGTACCGCCTGCCGCTGGCCGAAATCGTCTTCGACTTCTTCGACATCCTCAAGTCCAAGACCCGCGGCTACGGATCACTGGACTGGAAGGCCGACGGCGACCAGGTTTCCGATCTGGTCAAGGTCGACATCATGCTCCAGGGCGAGCAGGTGGACGCCTTCTCCGCCATCACACACCGTGACAAGGCGTACGCCTACGGTGTGATGATGACGGGCAAGCTCCGCGAACTGATCCCGCGGCAGCAGTTCGAGGTGCCCATCCAGGCCGCCATCGGCTCGCGGATCATCGCCCGTGAAAGCATCCGTGCCATCCGCAAGGACGTGCTCGCCAAGTGCTACGGCGGTGACATCACCCGTAAGCGCAAGCTGCTCGAAAAGCAGAAGGAAGGCAAGAAGCGCATGAAGATGGTGGGCCGCGTCGAGGTCCCGCAGGAAGCCTTCATCGCAGCCCTCACCACGGACGAGTCCAAGGACAAGGCCAAGAAGTAG
- the hemW gene encoding radical SAM family heme chaperone HemW: MPSALPLGDPAPPDGLLPAQAVEGAAARAFELYVHIPFCAVRCGYCDFNTYTATELGGGASQDAYASTAIAEVDFAVRALAESGLPPRPLGTVFFGGGTPTLLPAEDLARILTAAIAAWGLAPGAEVTTEANPDSVTPESLQLLADAGFTRVSFGMQSAVPHVLKVLDRTHTPSRVPQVVQWARDAGLAVSLDLIYGTPGESLEDWRYSLETALSYGPDHISAYALIVEEGTKLAAQIRRGQVPEIDDDDHAAKYELADQLISAAGLGWYEVSNWARTSAQACRHNLAYWRGDDWWGIGPGAHSHVGGVRWWNVKHPTAYASRLGAGLSPAAGREILDSETRNVERIMLEARLNTGLEIGSLGGAGDTGRHAVAGLIADGLVEPAAAFKGRLVLTLKGRLLADAVVRRILPD; this comes from the coding sequence ATGCCTAGCGCCCTTCCACTGGGCGACCCTGCGCCGCCGGACGGGCTGCTGCCCGCCCAGGCGGTCGAGGGTGCGGCAGCGCGGGCCTTCGAGCTCTACGTGCACATTCCGTTCTGCGCGGTGCGGTGCGGCTACTGCGATTTCAACACCTATACCGCGACCGAGCTCGGCGGAGGGGCCTCGCAGGACGCCTACGCCAGCACGGCCATCGCCGAGGTTGACTTCGCCGTCCGGGCCCTGGCCGAGAGCGGCCTGCCGCCGCGTCCGCTGGGCACGGTCTTCTTCGGCGGCGGAACGCCCACGCTGCTGCCCGCCGAGGACCTGGCGCGCATTCTGACCGCCGCCATCGCCGCGTGGGGCCTCGCGCCCGGCGCCGAGGTCACCACCGAGGCCAACCCTGACTCTGTCACGCCAGAATCCCTGCAGCTGCTCGCCGACGCCGGGTTCACCCGTGTCTCGTTCGGCATGCAGTCGGCTGTCCCGCACGTGCTGAAGGTTCTGGACCGGACCCACACCCCCAGCCGCGTGCCGCAGGTGGTGCAGTGGGCCCGGGACGCAGGCCTGGCGGTCAGCCTGGACCTGATCTACGGAACGCCCGGGGAATCGCTCGAGGACTGGCGCTACTCGCTGGAGACGGCGTTGTCCTACGGCCCGGACCACATCAGCGCCTACGCACTGATCGTGGAGGAAGGCACGAAGCTCGCCGCCCAGATCCGCCGCGGCCAGGTGCCGGAGATCGACGACGACGACCACGCCGCCAAATACGAACTCGCCGACCAGCTCATCTCGGCCGCCGGGCTCGGCTGGTACGAGGTCAGCAACTGGGCCCGCACCTCGGCGCAGGCCTGCCGCCACAACCTCGCCTACTGGCGCGGTGATGACTGGTGGGGGATCGGCCCCGGGGCACACTCCCATGTGGGCGGCGTCCGCTGGTGGAACGTCAAGCACCCGACGGCCTACGCAAGCCGGCTCGGGGCGGGGCTTTCACCCGCCGCCGGCCGGGAAATCCTCGATTCCGAGACCCGCAACGTCGAGCGCATCATGCTCGAGGCGCGGCTGAACACCGGGCTCGAGATCGGCAGCCTGGGCGGCGCGGGGGATACCGGCAGGCACGCCGTGGCCGGGCTGATCGCCGACGGCCTGGTCGAACCGGCGGCAGCCTTCAAGGGCCGGCTGGTGCTCACCCTCAAGGGCAGGCTGCTCGCCGATGCCGTGGTCCGGCGGATCCTGCCGGACTGA
- a CDS encoding DUF4870 domain-containing protein — protein MADDAREHTGNQAGHGQPPYHGVPANALPLTASEDRQWATLAHFGGILGCVPSLLIYLIFKDRGPFTAQESKEALNFTLPPTIAAVVANLLVFVPVVGNIFAVLATLIWIAVTCFSVAAGIHVNRGQPHRYDFNLRWIK, from the coding sequence GTGGCAGATGACGCACGCGAACACACGGGCAACCAGGCCGGCCATGGCCAGCCCCCGTACCATGGCGTTCCCGCCAATGCGCTGCCCCTGACGGCCAGCGAGGACCGGCAGTGGGCCACGCTGGCGCACTTCGGCGGCATCCTCGGCTGCGTGCCTTCGCTGCTCATCTACCTGATCTTCAAGGACCGCGGCCCCTTCACCGCGCAGGAGTCCAAGGAAGCCCTCAACTTCACGCTGCCGCCGACGATCGCCGCCGTGGTCGCGAACCTGCTGGTCTTCGTACCGGTGGTGGGAAACATCTTCGCGGTCCTCGCGACGCTGATCTGGATAGCGGTCACCTGCTTCTCGGTCGCCGCGGGCATCCACGTCAACCGCGGCCAGCCGCACCGCTACGACTTCAACCTGCGCTGGATTAAATAG
- a CDS encoding DUF3097 domain-containing protein produces the protein MSYQNWGPQDLSAPAKAQLPEVPVERGMVLEDVQSGWVGAVTRVEKSGGMHVVALEDRRGKSRSFRLGFGFLLEGQPVRLMPPAPRPAQGTAGAGRTASGSVRVAGQRAQVAKASRIWVEGKHDAELVEKVWGDDLRVEGIVVEPLHGIDDLSAAVAAFRPGPGRRLGVLVDHLVPDSKESRIADAVMASPGAAGNVLIVGHPYVDVWQAIRPAVLGIEQWPVIPRGTDWKTGILTAFGWPHSTKEDIGLGWQKLLGAVRSYADLEASLLGRVEEVIDFLTAP, from the coding sequence ATGTCGTACCAGAACTGGGGACCGCAGGACCTGTCCGCCCCCGCCAAGGCCCAGCTGCCCGAAGTGCCGGTGGAACGCGGCATGGTGCTTGAGGACGTGCAGTCCGGCTGGGTGGGTGCCGTGACCCGGGTTGAAAAGTCGGGCGGCATGCACGTGGTGGCTCTGGAGGACCGCCGGGGCAAGTCCCGGTCCTTCCGGCTCGGCTTCGGATTCCTGCTGGAGGGCCAGCCGGTCCGGCTGATGCCTCCCGCTCCCCGGCCGGCGCAGGGCACGGCCGGAGCCGGCCGCACTGCGTCCGGCTCGGTCCGCGTCGCGGGCCAGCGCGCGCAGGTGGCCAAGGCCAGCCGCATCTGGGTGGAGGGCAAGCACGACGCCGAACTGGTGGAAAAGGTCTGGGGAGACGACCTCAGGGTGGAAGGCATCGTCGTCGAGCCGTTGCACGGGATCGATGACCTCTCCGCCGCCGTCGCGGCCTTCCGCCCCGGACCAGGACGTCGCCTCGGCGTCCTGGTGGACCATCTGGTCCCGGATTCCAAGGAATCCAGGATTGCCGACGCCGTGATGGCGTCCCCCGGCGCGGCCGGGAACGTCCTGATCGTCGGCCACCCGTACGTGGACGTCTGGCAGGCCATCCGCCCCGCTGTCCTGGGCATCGAGCAATGGCCGGTGATTCCCCGCGGAACGGATTGGAAGACCGGCATCCTGACGGCCTTCGGCTGGCCGCACAGCACCAAGGAGGATATCGGCCTGGGCTGGCAGAAGCTCCTCGGGGCCGTCCGGAGCTACGCGGATCTGGAGGCGTCCCTGCTGGGACGCGTGGAAGAGGTCATCGATTTCCTCACGGCTCCCTGA